One Bacillus sp. 2205SS5-2 genomic region harbors:
- the yhaM gene encoding 3'-5' exoribonuclease YhaM: MTKGLNFYDAGQTVEIYALIKSVTKGTTNTGKPFLTIVLQDKSGYMEAKLWDASEQDVLSYQAETIVKVVGDIHNYRGKNQFKIRQIRVSNPSDRVEVSDFLETAPLDKEDMSSKITQYIFEMKNPNVQRITRHLLKKHQQEFLEYPAATKNHHEFVSGLAFHVVSMLDLAKSLCQLYPSLDADLLYAGIILHDLGKVIELSGPVSTTYTIEGNLLGHITIMVNEIGQAAEELSISGEEVMVLKHMVLSHHGKAEWGSPKPPMIKEAEMLHYIDNIDAKMNMLNRTMDRTKPGEFSERVFALENRSFYKPTFHE; encoded by the coding sequence ATGACTAAAGGGTTAAATTTTTATGATGCAGGACAAACAGTTGAAATTTATGCATTGATTAAATCAGTTACGAAAGGAACAACGAACACAGGAAAGCCGTTTCTAACAATTGTTCTTCAAGATAAAAGCGGATATATGGAAGCGAAGCTATGGGACGCCTCTGAACAAGACGTATTAAGCTACCAAGCAGAGACAATTGTAAAAGTAGTAGGAGACATTCACAATTATCGTGGTAAAAACCAATTCAAGATTCGACAAATTCGTGTATCAAATCCTTCAGACAGAGTAGAAGTTTCTGACTTTTTAGAGACGGCTCCTTTGGATAAAGAAGACATGTCTAGTAAAATTACTCAATACATATTTGAAATGAAGAACCCAAACGTGCAACGGATTACTCGGCATTTATTAAAAAAACATCAACAAGAGTTTCTTGAGTATCCAGCAGCGACAAAAAATCATCATGAATTTGTTTCCGGACTAGCATTTCATGTGGTATCGATGCTTGATTTGGCAAAATCGCTCTGTCAGTTGTATCCTTCTTTAGACGCTGATTTGTTGTATGCTGGCATTATTTTACACGATCTAGGGAAAGTGATTGAACTCTCTGGTCCTGTTTCAACGACCTATACGATAGAAGGAAATTTATTGGGACATATCACTATTATGGTCAATGAAATTGGCCAAGCTGCTGAGGAATTGTCTATCTCTGGCGAAGAAGTGATGGTATTAAAGCATATGGTTTTAAGTCATCATGGTAAAGCAGAATGGGGTTCTCCGAAACCACCGATGATTAAAGAAGCTGAAATGCTACATTATATAGACAATATTGATGCAAAGATGAATATGCTCAATCGCACAATGGACCGCACAAAGCCAGGTGAGTTTTCGGAAAGAGTATTTGCGCTTGAAAATCGCTCGTTTTATAAACCTACTTTTCACGAATAA
- a CDS encoding YjcZ family sporulation protein, with protein MSDGYGGGFALIVVLFILLIIIGASWVY; from the coding sequence ATGTCTGACGGTTATGGCGGAGGCTTTGCGTTAATCGTAGTCCTATTTATTTTGCTCATCATTATTGGAGCATCTTGGGTATATTAA
- a CDS encoding tryptophan transporter, with translation MNTKNLVTLSLFIGIGAVLHFVIPGFASGMKPDMMLLMMFLGILLFPETKSVLVLGITTGFISGLTSTFPGGFLPNMIDKPITAFLFYGLFLILKKIRFPLVYSTILTVIGTLTSGLIFLGSAYFIVGLPIAFSALFVAAVLPATLLNAGAMFILYPLITNIYSRTTRNAQVTF, from the coding sequence ATGAATACGAAAAATTTGGTTACTTTATCCCTGTTTATAGGTATAGGAGCAGTACTGCACTTTGTGATTCCTGGTTTCGCTTCTGGCATGAAACCGGATATGATGTTACTTATGATGTTTCTAGGGATTCTTCTATTCCCAGAAACAAAAAGTGTTTTAGTATTAGGAATTACGACAGGTTTTATATCTGGATTGACAAGCACTTTTCCAGGTGGGTTTCTTCCTAATATGATTGACAAACCCATAACAGCCTTTCTTTTTTATGGACTGTTTTTGATTCTAAAAAAAATCCGATTTCCTTTAGTATATTCGACGATATTAACCGTTATTGGTACACTAACTTCAGGCTTAATTTTTCTTGGATCTGCCTACTTTATTGTTGGTTTGCCTATAGCCTTTTCCGCTCTATTCGTTGCAGCTGTTCTACCTGCAACCCTTTTAAATGCAGGAGCGATGTTTATTCTTTATCCTTTGATTACAAACATATATTCACGTACAACTCGAAACGCTCAAGTTACATTTTAA
- a CDS encoding DUF1878 family protein has protein sequence MSSIEERLEKLEFHHKLMMNMLDQTKREFDYIVIARGLSQAEVEHFYNLCEQMNKKREAQKAEKFVFYAPLFNDFKNQLHPKLSLIETIDACLKQGIYPELMLQLKKNL, from the coding sequence ATGAGTTCAATTGAAGAACGTTTAGAAAAGCTAGAATTTCATCATAAATTGATGATGAATATGTTGGATCAAACCAAACGGGAGTTCGACTATATAGTCATTGCAAGAGGGTTGTCACAAGCAGAGGTAGAACATTTCTATAATTTATGTGAACAAATGAACAAGAAAAGAGAAGCGCAAAAAGCGGAAAAATTTGTGTTTTACGCTCCGCTTTTTAACGATTTTAAAAATCAGCTACATCCAAAACTATCCTTAATTGAAACGATAGATGCTTGCTTGAAGCAAGGTATTTATCCAGAGCTGATGTTGCAGTTAAAGAAAAATCTTTAG
- a CDS encoding YjcZ family sporulation protein, translating into MSQGYNSGFALLVVLFILLIIIGTAYIC; encoded by the coding sequence ATGAGTCAAGGATATAATTCAGGCTTTGCTTTACTTGTCGTATTGTTTATTTTACTAATTATCATTGGTACAGCTTATATTTGTTAA
- a CDS encoding HIT family protein, with the protein MSDCIFCKILAGEIPSAKVYEDEHVYAFLDISQVTKGHTLVIPKIHKENVYELTGEIAAHLFQVVPEIAKGIKEAYNPVGLNILNNNGKEAGQAVFHYHLHLLPRYGKNDGFGAVWKTHTSEYTLADLQEISTTISENIQ; encoded by the coding sequence ATGAGTGACTGCATTTTTTGCAAAATTTTAGCAGGAGAAATCCCTTCCGCCAAAGTTTATGAAGATGAGCATGTTTACGCCTTTTTAGACATAAGTCAAGTAACAAAGGGACATACTCTGGTTATTCCTAAAATACATAAAGAGAATGTTTATGAATTGACGGGTGAAATTGCAGCCCACCTTTTCCAGGTTGTTCCAGAGATTGCGAAAGGAATTAAAGAAGCTTACAATCCAGTTGGACTAAATATTCTCAATAATAACGGAAAAGAAGCTGGACAAGCTGTCTTTCATTATCATCTCCATCTTCTTCCTCGCTATGGAAAGAATGATGGTTTTGGAGCGGTTTGGAAGACCCATACGAGTGAATACACCTTAGCTGATCTTCAAGAAATATCCACAACGATTTCGGAAAATATTCAATAA
- a CDS encoding EcsC family protein: protein MQTYFEEKAKLETDAWKKRITKKPGMISRYTKQVQSSMHKVIPEKAQDMVTESIKKMIEVTLFGSEYTTKSLESIPMSLEGKERRMLSALQKYQKTAALEGAGTGAGGILLGLADFPLLLAIKMKYLFHVSAIYGYSFKSYEERLFLLFVFQLAFSNGEHRLETLRQIEGWEEKKAELISMDWQVLQQEYRDHIDLVKMFQMLPGFGAVVGAIANYQLLDHLGETAIHAFRIRYFLETG, encoded by the coding sequence ATGCAAACTTATTTTGAAGAAAAGGCGAAATTGGAGACCGATGCTTGGAAGAAGCGGATAACGAAAAAACCAGGAATGATTTCTCGCTATACAAAACAAGTTCAATCTTCCATGCATAAAGTGATTCCAGAAAAAGCGCAGGACATGGTAACGGAAAGTATAAAGAAAATGATTGAAGTCACATTATTTGGATCTGAATACACAACGAAGTCACTTGAAAGCATTCCGATGTCCCTTGAAGGGAAAGAAAGAAGGATGTTATCGGCTTTACAAAAATATCAAAAAACAGCCGCCTTAGAAGGAGCTGGAACTGGTGCCGGAGGTATTCTTTTAGGTTTAGCGGATTTTCCGCTATTATTGGCCATTAAAATGAAATACTTATTTCATGTGAGTGCAATATATGGCTATTCCTTTAAGAGTTATGAAGAACGTTTGTTTTTGTTGTTCGTATTTCAATTAGCGTTTTCAAACGGTGAACATCGTTTGGAAACCTTAAGGCAAATAGAGGGATGGGAAGAGAAAAAAGCAGAGCTAATTTCCATGGATTGGCAAGTATTGCAACAAGAATACCGGGATCACATTGATCTTGTTAAAATGTTCCAGATGCTACCCGGTTTTGGTGCCGTTGTAGGTGCTATTGCAAATTATCAATTATTAGATCATCTAGGAGAAACAGCTATACACGCCTTTCGGATACGATATTTTTTAGAGACTGGCTAA
- a CDS encoding sporulation YhaL family protein, whose translation MTLPIWMYFIVAGIFFSGLMTLKTAKEERDLEQEWIEKEGEVYIERMEQERERRHTKEEVEEERLLS comes from the coding sequence ATGACACTGCCTATTTGGATGTACTTTATTGTCGCAGGAATCTTTTTTAGTGGACTTATGACGCTGAAAACAGCAAAAGAAGAGCGAGATTTAGAACAGGAATGGATCGAAAAAGAAGGTGAAGTCTATATAGAAAGAATGGAACAAGAACGAGAACGTCGACATACAAAAGAAGAAGTAGAAGAAGAGAGGTTACTCAGCTGA
- a CDS encoding YjcZ family sporulation protein, translating to MGGSAYGGGFALIVVLFILLIIVGAAWLC from the coding sequence ATGGGTGGAAGCGCTTATGGCGGAGGTTTCGCGTTAATCGTCGTGTTGTTTATCTTATTAATCATAGTAGGTGCTGCTTGGTTGTGCTAA
- a CDS encoding HAD family hydrolase, whose translation MIKAIIFDFDGLIVDTESVWFDVFVEVLRDYQVDLSLSEFATCIGTTDDILFESLQKKSGKILNRESIKERTEQLYFRRMEELTLREGVQEYLESAKRSGLRIALASSSSKSWVEGFLERFHIRHYFEVIKTKDDVKKVKPDPELYLQAIEALKVQPEQIMVFEDSLNGLNAAVKANLSCVVVPNNVTRELAFRGHTHLIQSMKDVSLNDVLELVYAKKSSKN comes from the coding sequence ATGATTAAAGCGATTATTTTCGATTTTGATGGGCTAATAGTAGACACTGAATCGGTTTGGTTTGACGTATTTGTAGAAGTATTAAGAGATTATCAGGTCGATCTAAGCTTGAGTGAATTTGCAACATGCATAGGAACTACTGACGATATCTTGTTTGAATCTCTTCAAAAAAAATCAGGGAAAATTCTAAATCGAGAGTCGATTAAAGAGAGAACAGAACAATTATATTTCCGAAGAATGGAAGAGCTAACCCTAAGAGAAGGAGTTCAAGAATATCTTGAAAGTGCGAAGAGAAGCGGGTTAAGAATTGCATTAGCTTCAAGTTCAAGCAAAAGCTGGGTCGAGGGATTTCTCGAAAGGTTTCATATTCGTCACTATTTTGAGGTTATCAAAACAAAAGATGATGTCAAAAAAGTGAAGCCGGACCCAGAGTTATATTTACAAGCAATAGAAGCTCTCAAGGTACAACCGGAGCAAATCATGGTCTTTGAGGATTCACTCAATGGATTAAACGCGGCGGTTAAAGCGAATTTATCTTGTGTTGTTGTCCCAAATAACGTGACAAGAGAATTAGCATTTAGAGGACACACTCACCTCATCCAGTCTATGAAAGATGTTTCATTAAACGATGTTCTCGAATTGGTTTACGCAAAAAAAAGCTCTAAAAATTAG
- a CDS encoding YtxH domain-containing protein — MNKKLFSYGLLIGGAIGVCTALTNAPSSGQEMRKQLKKNSQEVKEYIDELKHNLQDIKRSVTYLSKEGKETLSLFIKDVKISVQQWQSGISYNQENIQREVEDIQRTIEELESSIGQNKSS; from the coding sequence ATGAATAAGAAGTTATTTTCCTATGGATTATTGATTGGAGGAGCAATTGGCGTCTGCACAGCCTTAACGAATGCTCCCTCATCCGGACAAGAGATGAGAAAGCAACTAAAGAAAAATAGCCAAGAAGTAAAAGAGTACATTGATGAGCTTAAACATAATCTTCAAGATATTAAGAGGTCTGTTACTTACCTTTCGAAAGAAGGAAAAGAAACTCTTTCCCTTTTCATAAAAGATGTTAAAATATCTGTTCAGCAATGGCAAAGTGGTATCTCATATAACCAAGAAAACATTCAAAGAGAAGTTGAAGACATTCAACGTACAATTGAGGAGCTTGAAAGCTCAATTGGACAAAATAAATCATCATAA
- a CDS encoding ABC transporter permease, giving the protein MKSIESIWKQRVTQYNRELQKYLRYMLNDHLLFVLIFALGGGAYTYNEWVATLDHTFPAEIIMAVVLGGLLVFTPIYTFLEEADSVYLLPIEGRMKGYFRKSILISFLFQAYIPLLVLAGFMPMYVQVTNGSFSTFFTILLIFLVIKGWNLFIKWNVLKFQETEIIWMDNLIRTMLNIILLFFIFVKSGTFFILATGIIFITYGLYFYLASKGRTLKWERLINMEASRLLRFYRLANLFTDVPKLKGQVHRRKWLDPFLKKETFTQESSYPFLYTRTFLRSSEYFGLYIRLTLLSMLLLYVNDWIYFQVFISVLFLYLTGFQLIPLLKKHNYVIWLTLYPLSKGAKREAFLALVQKLLVGQAILFSVIPALMGQWQHSIMVLIINLVVVVVMISVYIPKRMKKIQD; this is encoded by the coding sequence ATGAAGTCAATAGAATCCATATGGAAACAAAGAGTCACTCAATATAATCGAGAACTCCAAAAATATTTGCGTTATATGTTAAATGACCATTTGCTTTTTGTCCTCATCTTCGCTCTTGGAGGAGGGGCATACACATATAATGAATGGGTTGCTACTCTAGATCATACTTTTCCTGCTGAAATAATCATGGCCGTTGTTTTAGGTGGTCTTTTAGTATTCACCCCAATTTATACGTTTTTAGAAGAGGCAGATTCGGTATACTTACTGCCAATCGAAGGAAGAATGAAAGGATATTTCCGAAAAAGCATACTGATTTCTTTTCTCTTTCAAGCTTACATTCCGTTACTCGTACTAGCTGGATTTATGCCGATGTATGTTCAAGTAACAAACGGTTCATTCTCAACTTTCTTTACAATTTTACTTATCTTTTTAGTCATAAAAGGATGGAATCTCTTCATTAAGTGGAATGTGTTGAAGTTCCAAGAAACCGAAATTATCTGGATGGATAATTTGATTAGGACAATGTTGAATATTATTTTATTGTTCTTTATTTTTGTGAAATCAGGTACTTTTTTTATTCTGGCAACAGGCATTATATTCATTACATACGGTCTCTATTTTTACCTAGCCTCCAAGGGAAGAACCTTAAAGTGGGAGCGCTTAATTAATATGGAAGCCTCTAGGTTATTACGATTTTATCGCCTGGCAAACCTGTTTACAGATGTACCAAAGTTAAAAGGACAAGTTCACAGAAGAAAATGGTTAGATCCATTCTTGAAGAAAGAAACCTTTACACAAGAATCGTCTTATCCGTTTTTGTATACCAGAACATTTCTCCGAAGTAGCGAATATTTTGGTCTATATATAAGGTTAACCCTTCTGTCTATGCTGTTATTGTACGTTAATGACTGGATTTATTTTCAAGTGTTTATTAGTGTTCTTTTTCTTTATTTAACTGGATTCCAGCTTATACCTTTACTAAAAAAACACAACTATGTTATTTGGTTAACCTTATATCCGTTGTCTAAGGGAGCAAAGAGAGAAGCTTTTTTAGCTCTTGTGCAAAAACTATTAGTTGGTCAAGCGATTTTGTTTTCAGTTATTCCCGCACTAATGGGACAATGGCAGCACAGCATTATGGTGCTTATCATCAATCTAGTAGTTGTCGTGGTCATGATATCGGTTTATATTCCGAAACGAATGAAAAAAATTCAAGATTAA
- a CDS encoding ABC transporter ATP-binding protein, translated as MSLLQLKSITGGYTRKPVLNDVSFSVNHKEIVGLIGLNGAGKSTTIKHIIGLMEARSGSITINDVELKNNPDAYRKQFSFIPETPILYEELTLEEHLQLTAMAYDLSEKEYEERIFPLLKEYRLEKKLKWFPSHFSKGMKQKVMIMSAFLTQPDLYIIDEPFVGLDPLGIQSLLQWMERMKQKGAGILMSTHILATAERYCDSFVILHEGKVKAKGTLEQLQVQFNMPSATLDDIYIALTKDETE; from the coding sequence ATGAGCTTACTTCAATTGAAAAGTATCACTGGTGGTTATACGAGAAAACCAGTGTTGAATGATGTATCTTTTTCAGTCAATCATAAAGAAATTGTTGGATTAATTGGCTTAAATGGAGCTGGGAAGAGTACGACTATCAAACATATTATAGGGTTAATGGAAGCGAGATCAGGGAGTATTACCATTAACGATGTTGAGTTGAAAAATAATCCTGATGCATATCGAAAGCAATTTTCCTTTATTCCTGAAACGCCCATTTTATACGAAGAATTAACGTTAGAAGAACATCTACAGCTTACCGCGATGGCGTATGATTTAAGTGAAAAGGAATACGAAGAACGTATTTTCCCTTTATTAAAAGAATATCGTTTAGAAAAAAAATTAAAGTGGTTTCCCTCTCACTTTTCTAAGGGCATGAAACAAAAAGTAATGATTATGAGTGCTTTTTTAACACAACCTGATTTATATATTATCGATGAGCCGTTTGTTGGACTTGATCCGCTGGGCATTCAGTCCTTACTTCAATGGATGGAACGAATGAAACAAAAAGGTGCGGGGATTTTAATGAGCACACATATTTTAGCTACTGCTGAAAGATATTGTGATTCGTTTGTAATTTTGCATGAGGGAAAGGTAAAAGCGAAGGGAACGTTAGAACAACTTCAAGTTCAATTCAACATGCCATCAGCTACGCTTGATGATATCTACATTGCTTTAACAAAGGACGAAACCGAATGA
- a CDS encoding HTH-type transcriptional regulator Hpr: protein MNETSSISMKEAMLFSQRMAQLSKALWKAIEKDWQQWIKPYDLNINEHHILWISYHLKGASISDVAKFGVMHVSTAFNFSKKLEERGFLEFSKKESDKRNTYICLTDKGESVLLDLMENYQPEKHAVFKGVGPLKELYGKYPDMIEMMSIVKNIYGSDFMDIFEKSFTNIEHDFLEENGKIVKQPHEEELSR, encoded by the coding sequence ATGAATGAGACTTCCTCCATTTCAATGAAGGAAGCCATGCTGTTTAGTCAGCGAATGGCTCAGTTAAGCAAAGCATTATGGAAGGCAATCGAGAAAGATTGGCAACAGTGGATTAAGCCTTATGATTTAAACATAAATGAACATCACATTTTGTGGATTTCGTATCATTTAAAAGGTGCTTCCATTTCAGACGTGGCAAAATTTGGCGTGATGCATGTTTCAACCGCTTTCAACTTTTCCAAAAAATTAGAAGAGCGAGGATTTTTGGAATTCTCGAAAAAAGAAAGTGACAAACGAAATACTTATATTTGTTTAACGGATAAAGGTGAAAGCGTTTTATTAGATTTAATGGAGAACTACCAACCTGAGAAACACGCCGTTTTTAAAGGAGTCGGCCCATTAAAGGAACTCTACGGAAAGTATCCGGATATGATTGAAATGATGAGTATAGTAAAAAATATTTATGGATCAGATTTTATGGATATCTTCGAAAAATCATTTACGAATATTGAGCACGATTTTTTAGAAGAAAACGGAAAAATTGTGAAACAACCTCATGAAGAAGAACTTAGTCGCTAA
- a CDS encoding peptidylprolyl isomerase gives MKKWILSVSLAAGVLALSACNNADENEVVVKSKAGDVTQEELFDALKTKFTPQVEQALQDLVLTQVLSDNYEVSDKELDKKLEEAKEQLGENFETTLSQYNLTEESFKEYLKLQLLQEKAALKDIEVTDEDLKAFYETWSPEAEIRHILVDDLAKAEEIKKQLAEGKSFEDLAKENSNDTGSAQNGGSLGWIDYQGRQGFVPEFSAALDKLEIGEVSEPIQSQYGYHIIEITDMKEKAPFEDMKEELKDMYMTTLVTPETIQAAMKEELEEADLDIKDEQLENTFKAILDAGALPEIPAEDVPEEE, from the coding sequence ATGAAAAAATGGATATTATCCGTATCCTTAGCCGCAGGTGTTTTAGCGCTAAGTGCATGCAATAATGCAGATGAAAATGAAGTAGTAGTTAAATCAAAAGCAGGAGATGTTACCCAAGAAGAGCTCTTTGACGCACTTAAGACAAAGTTCACTCCTCAAGTCGAACAAGCTTTACAAGATCTTGTTCTTACTCAAGTTTTATCTGATAACTATGAAGTAAGTGATAAAGAACTTGATAAAAAACTTGAAGAAGCGAAGGAACAACTTGGGGAGAACTTCGAGACAACTCTTAGTCAATACAATTTGACAGAAGAGTCTTTTAAAGAGTATTTAAAGTTACAGCTTCTTCAAGAAAAAGCAGCGTTGAAGGATATTGAAGTTACCGATGAGGATCTAAAAGCCTTTTATGAAACATGGTCACCTGAAGCGGAAATTCGTCATATTCTTGTCGATGATTTAGCGAAAGCTGAAGAAATCAAAAAACAACTTGCTGAAGGAAAAAGTTTTGAAGACTTAGCTAAAGAAAATTCTAATGATACTGGATCCGCTCAAAATGGCGGAAGCTTAGGTTGGATTGATTATCAAGGCCGCCAAGGTTTTGTACCTGAATTTTCAGCAGCCTTAGATAAGCTTGAAATTGGGGAAGTCAGTGAACCAATTCAATCTCAATATGGCTACCATATTATTGAAATTACTGATATGAAAGAAAAAGCGCCATTTGAAGACATGAAAGAAGAACTGAAAGACATGTACATGACCACACTAGTAACACCTGAAACTATTCAAGCCGCGATGAAAGAAGAACTTGAAGAAGCAGATTTAGATATCAAAGATGAACAATTAGAAAACACCTTTAAAGCGATTCTAGATGCAGGAGCATTACCAGAAATTCCTGCCGAAGACGTGCCTGAAGAAGAATAA
- a CDS encoding amidohydrolase: MVQIRRHLHQHPELSFKEDQTAAYIANFYQKLGIPFQKNVGGNGLVARVSTGRPGRTVALRADFDALPIQDQKDVPYKSTVPGVMHACGHDGHTATLLVLAKSIHDLKDELFGDYVFIHQHAEEYAPGGAKAMIEDGCLDGVDAIFGTHLWATEPLHSILYRSGPIMAAADRFEIKIKGSGGHGAQPHKTKDSLLVASQLVVHLQQIVSRRVDPIDAAVLSVGSFVADHAFNVIGDDCKLTGTVRTFKKETQKLIMEEMERMINGICSASGCDFEFSYESGYPTVINTESETHHLSSNAAKIKDVRSLAEVEPQMGGEDFAYYLQHVPGSFFFTGAKPDDVEIAFPHHHPQFDINEKAMLIAAKVLGLAAVDYQ; the protein is encoded by the coding sequence ATGGTGCAAATCCGCCGACACTTGCACCAACACCCGGAACTGTCGTTTAAGGAAGACCAGACTGCTGCTTATATTGCGAATTTCTATCAAAAACTGGGTATACCTTTTCAAAAGAACGTAGGGGGAAACGGTCTAGTTGCAAGAGTGTCAACTGGTAGACCAGGAAGAACAGTCGCTTTACGTGCTGATTTTGATGCATTACCTATTCAAGACCAGAAAGATGTTCCCTATAAATCAACGGTTCCAGGAGTCATGCACGCGTGTGGGCATGATGGACACACAGCGACTCTTTTGGTATTAGCAAAAAGCATTCATGATCTAAAGGATGAATTGTTTGGCGACTATGTGTTCATCCATCAACATGCTGAAGAGTATGCGCCAGGCGGAGCTAAGGCCATGATTGAAGATGGTTGTTTAGACGGAGTGGATGCTATTTTTGGAACTCATTTATGGGCGACCGAGCCACTCCATTCAATCCTCTACCGATCCGGACCTATAATGGCCGCCGCTGATCGTTTTGAAATCAAAATTAAGGGATCAGGTGGTCATGGAGCACAGCCACATAAAACAAAAGATAGTTTACTTGTTGCTTCTCAACTTGTCGTACATCTTCAACAGATAGTCTCCCGAAGAGTTGATCCAATCGATGCAGCTGTGTTAAGTGTAGGGTCCTTCGTGGCCGATCATGCCTTTAATGTAATAGGGGATGACTGTAAACTAACTGGTACAGTGAGAACGTTCAAAAAAGAAACTCAAAAACTAATAATGGAAGAAATGGAAAGAATGATTAACGGTATCTGCAGTGCCTCTGGATGCGATTTTGAGTTTTCATATGAAAGTGGATATCCGACAGTCATCAACACGGAATCAGAGACACATCATTTGTCTTCTAATGCTGCAAAAATCAAAGATGTCCGATCCCTTGCCGAAGTGGAACCTCAAATGGGTGGAGAGGACTTTGCCTATTATCTTCAGCATGTACCAGGTTCATTTTTCTTTACAGGAGCAAAACCAGACGACGTGGAGATTGCATTCCCTCATCATCATCCCCAATTTGATATTAATGAGAAAGCGATGTTAATTGCTGCAAAGGTCCTTGGATTAGCAGCAGTAGATTACCAATAA
- a CDS encoding DUF3267 domain-containing protein, which produces MHCWKSINFEKQFGFERLFLLSLITGLSIFTLVYVPFTLLFSQTLYDTHFSLFFISVLLIYPLHKIFHLIPLLPVWKHVKIQWVWQLSFIPIIQIKVREPVPKNLYLSSIFSPMIVLNTLLIFACLHLPNYVHYFTIIMAYHWAICTTDVIYAKYLLFCPKNAMIEESDRGCEVLVCE; this is translated from the coding sequence GTGCATTGTTGGAAATCAATTAATTTTGAAAAACAATTTGGTTTTGAACGATTGTTTTTACTATCCTTGATTACTGGATTATCTATTTTCACCTTGGTATATGTACCTTTTACATTACTTTTTTCACAGACATTATACGATACCCATTTTTCATTGTTTTTTATTAGTGTCTTATTAATCTATCCTTTACACAAAATTTTTCATCTAATTCCTCTGTTACCTGTTTGGAAACATGTGAAAATACAATGGGTTTGGCAGTTATCGTTTATTCCTATTATACAAATTAAAGTAAGAGAACCTGTTCCTAAAAATTTATATCTTTCTTCCATATTCAGTCCAATGATCGTGTTGAATACATTGCTAATTTTCGCATGTTTGCATCTACCTAACTATGTGCATTATTTTACGATTATAATGGCTTATCATTGGGCAATTTGTACAACTGATGTAATTTATGCAAAATATTTATTATTTTGCCCGAAAAATGCTATGATTGAAGAAAGTGATAGAGGATGTGAAGTTCTAGTATGTGAGTAA